A window of Citrus sinensis cultivar Valencia sweet orange chromosome 7, DVS_A1.0, whole genome shotgun sequence contains these coding sequences:
- the LOC102626932 gene encoding uncharacterized protein LOC102626932 isoform X3 produces MSKRNSIINTELRTPLRRSARLLHNQTITPEPQNPKTCKSKPTTNRLQSSNSHPKPHKDFPKTKTSLVSGLRRSPRLNNGVDVSQSLRRSPRFSNQQNAEVLVKKRTGSDDKVKKSIVCDSKNKRKAKCEVGVGSGSSSCEQMEVIRSGVVLGLKAVKENGERKVRDVVKGSGEINVCRKRKQVEEGKVSGKIREWTKEQEVALQRAYFATKPTPSFWKKVSKLVPGKSAQDCFDKIHSDHITPPQAQPQSRANKINSSPLKHFSLSASKLLKPTELKIKRSSKRKSHLVQKMVRHLLQKNYHMDPGYEADLFSVLEPNINPSTQVTEQNGLVSSPKHLQEKQEFLQKCHERPSEHKKPLTKSSDSCGKPLVSPPVLKPVKNRALHEKYLDQLLGREAKRKAASARAERLIPGKENRGVIDSQKIDVIRAAKSALVTDARNVITQLQHLNENSMSNSSDFCCDGIDNDDDEDC; encoded by the exons ATGTCGAAGAGAAACTCCATCATCAACACGGAGCTACGCACGCCTCTCCGTAGATCTGCTAGGCTCCTCCACAACCAGACGATCACACCAGAGCCACAAAACCCAAAAACCTGCAAGTCCAAACCCACAACCAATCGCTTACAGTCATCAAATTCTCACCCCAAACCTCATAAAGATTtccccaaaacaaaaacatctCTTGTTAGTGGGTTGAGACGATCTCCAAGATTGAACAATGGGGTTGATGTATCGCAGAGTCTTAGGCGGTCCCCAAGGTTTTCTAATCAGCAGAATGCTGAGGTACTTGTCAAGAAGAGGACTGGTAGTGATGATAAAGTCAAGAAATCGATAGTTTGCGATTCGAAAAATAAGAGGAAAGCCAAATGTGAAGTGGGTGTGGGCTCTGGCTCTTCCTCTTGTGAGCAAATGGAAGTGATTAGATCTGGTGTTGTGTTAGGTTTGAAGGCAGTTAAAGAAAACGGAGAAAGAAAGGTGAGAGATGTGGTGAAAGGAAGTGGAGAGATTAATGTttgtagaaaaagaaaacaggtTGAGGAAGGTAAAGTGAGCGGCAAAATTCGAGAGTGGACAAAAGAACAGGAAGTGGCATTGCAAAGAGCTTATTTTGCAACGAAGCCAACTCCTAGTTTTTGGAAGAAGGTTTCTAAGCTG GTGCCTGGAAAGTCTGCACAGGACTGCTTTGATAAAATCCACTCTGACCACATAACCCCACCTCAAGCTCAGCCTCAATCAAgagcaaacaaaataaactcATCACCCCTTAAACATTTTTCACTCTCGGCGAGCAAACTGCTTAAACCTACTGAACTGAAGATTAAAAGGTCAAGTAAGCGGAAGAGTCATCTTGTACAGAAAATGGTCAGACATTTGTTGCAAAAGAATTATCATATGGATCCAGGTTATGAAGCAGATCTCTTCTCAGTCCTTGAGCCTAATATCAATCCATCTACTCAAGTTACTGAGCAGAATGGTTTAGTTTCCTCCCCAAAGCATTTACAGGAAAAGCAGGAATTTCTTCAGAAATGCCATGAGAGACCATCAGAACATAAAAAGCCCCTTACAAAATCAAGTGATTCATGCGGGAAGCCTCTTGTTAGTCCGCCAGTACTGAAGCCGGTCAAAAACAGGGCTTTACATGAGAAGTATCTTGACCAATTACTTGGTCGGGAAGCTAAGAGAAAGGCAGCATCTGCACGGGCAGAAAGATTAATTCCTGGGAAAGAGAATAGAGGGGTGATTGATAGTCAGAAAATAGATGTCATCAGAGCGGCAAAAAGTGCCTTGGTGACTGATGCAAGAAATGTTATTACCCAGCTCCAGCATCTCAATGAGAACAGCATGAGCAACTCTTCTGATTTTTGCTGTGATGGTATTgacaatgatgatgatgaag ACTGTTAA
- the LOC102626932 gene encoding uncharacterized protein LOC102626932 isoform X1 has translation MSKRNSIINTELRTPLRRSARLLHNQTITPEPQNPKTCKSKPTTNRLQSSNSHPKPHKDFPKTKTSLVSGLRRSPRLNNGVDVSQSLRRSPRFSNQQNAEVLVKKRTGSDDKVKKSIVCDSKNKRKAKCEVGVGSGSSSCEQMEVIRSGVVLGLKAVKENGERKVRDVVKGSGEINVCRKRKQVEEGKVSGKIREWTKEQEVALQRAYFATKPTPSFWKKVSKLVPGKSAQDCFDKIHSDHITPPQAQPQSRANKINSSPLKHFSLSASKLLKPTELKIKRSSKRKSHLVQKMVRHLLQKNYHMDPGYEADLFSVLEPNINPSTQVTEQNGLVSSPKHLQEKQEFLQKCHERPSEHKKPLTKSSDSCGKPLVSPPVLKPVKNRALHEKYLDQLLGREAKRKAASARAERLIPGKENRGVIDSQKIDVIRAAKSALVTDARNVITQLQHLNENSMSNSSDFCCDGIDNDDDEAGWPPLPNVTANEQPY, from the exons ATGTCGAAGAGAAACTCCATCATCAACACGGAGCTACGCACGCCTCTCCGTAGATCTGCTAGGCTCCTCCACAACCAGACGATCACACCAGAGCCACAAAACCCAAAAACCTGCAAGTCCAAACCCACAACCAATCGCTTACAGTCATCAAATTCTCACCCCAAACCTCATAAAGATTtccccaaaacaaaaacatctCTTGTTAGTGGGTTGAGACGATCTCCAAGATTGAACAATGGGGTTGATGTATCGCAGAGTCTTAGGCGGTCCCCAAGGTTTTCTAATCAGCAGAATGCTGAGGTACTTGTCAAGAAGAGGACTGGTAGTGATGATAAAGTCAAGAAATCGATAGTTTGCGATTCGAAAAATAAGAGGAAAGCCAAATGTGAAGTGGGTGTGGGCTCTGGCTCTTCCTCTTGTGAGCAAATGGAAGTGATTAGATCTGGTGTTGTGTTAGGTTTGAAGGCAGTTAAAGAAAACGGAGAAAGAAAGGTGAGAGATGTGGTGAAAGGAAGTGGAGAGATTAATGTttgtagaaaaagaaaacaggtTGAGGAAGGTAAAGTGAGCGGCAAAATTCGAGAGTGGACAAAAGAACAGGAAGTGGCATTGCAAAGAGCTTATTTTGCAACGAAGCCAACTCCTAGTTTTTGGAAGAAGGTTTCTAAGCTG GTGCCTGGAAAGTCTGCACAGGACTGCTTTGATAAAATCCACTCTGACCACATAACCCCACCTCAAGCTCAGCCTCAATCAAgagcaaacaaaataaactcATCACCCCTTAAACATTTTTCACTCTCGGCGAGCAAACTGCTTAAACCTACTGAACTGAAGATTAAAAGGTCAAGTAAGCGGAAGAGTCATCTTGTACAGAAAATGGTCAGACATTTGTTGCAAAAGAATTATCATATGGATCCAGGTTATGAAGCAGATCTCTTCTCAGTCCTTGAGCCTAATATCAATCCATCTACTCAAGTTACTGAGCAGAATGGTTTAGTTTCCTCCCCAAAGCATTTACAGGAAAAGCAGGAATTTCTTCAGAAATGCCATGAGAGACCATCAGAACATAAAAAGCCCCTTACAAAATCAAGTGATTCATGCGGGAAGCCTCTTGTTAGTCCGCCAGTACTGAAGCCGGTCAAAAACAGGGCTTTACATGAGAAGTATCTTGACCAATTACTTGGTCGGGAAGCTAAGAGAAAGGCAGCATCTGCACGGGCAGAAAGATTAATTCCTGGGAAAGAGAATAGAGGGGTGATTGATAGTCAGAAAATAGATGTCATCAGAGCGGCAAAAAGTGCCTTGGTGACTGATGCAAGAAATGTTATTACCCAGCTCCAGCATCTCAATGAGAACAGCATGAGCAACTCTTCTGATTTTTGCTGTGATGGTATTgacaatgatgatgatgaag CTGGTTGGCCTCCTCTCCCCAATGTAACCGCAAATGAGCAGCCATATTGA
- the LOC102627202 gene encoding uncharacterized protein At5g65660: MENQDFSPPHGDASRPSLGFPLGTALLLIVIFSLSGIFSCCYHWDKVRSLRRSFSEHADPEADNEGSPSKSKAAHMDLKKNQSQSLPVLMPGDQIPKFIALPCPCEPPRAEKIVVKVQKPPKLPRFPVPLY, translated from the exons ATGGAGAATCAGGATTTTTCACCACCCCACGGGGATGCATCTCGGCCGTCCCTTGGATTCCCTCTTGGCACAGCACTCCTCTTGATTGTCATATTCAGCTTGAGTGGCATCTTCTCCTGCTGCTACCACTGGGACAAGGTTAGATCACTCCGTCGGTCGTTCTCCGAGCATGCGGATCCCGAGGCTGACAATGAAGGATCGCCCTCAAAATCCAAGGCTGCCCACATG gatttaaagaaaaatcagagCCAAAGCTTGCCAGTGTTAATGCCAGGCGACCAGATCCCAAAGTTTATAGCATTGCCATGTCCCTGTGAGCCTCCTCGAGCCGAGAAGATTGTTGTAAAAGTGCAAAAACCGCCAAAGCTGCCACGTTTTCCGGTGCCTTTGTATTAG
- the LOC102626641 gene encoding transcription factor bHLH61: protein MELTQHGFLEELLAPPIARRDAWSSFSGGLNEYLPSGWILDSLDESSTLAAAASNPSSFVGFSAAPSEASFECPPFTDHLHQGYHPFVDGFTVPEVDTSSYTKNEIPSFPSAQEEYPPMVVEEDHDQLCLRSSDHLHQNHSFEETKSSCAEIEQATSNITNQGFNMGLCVDRKRKNKKLEGQPSKNLMAERRRRKRLNDRLSMLRSIVPKISKMDRTSILGDTIDYLKELLERINKLQEEETELGANQLLIGKFTELKSNEASVRNSPKFDVERREIDTRIDICCSSKPGLLLSTVNTLEVLGLEIQQCVISCFNDFSLQASCSEAAERRTLLSSEEIKQALFSNAGYGGKCL from the exons ATGGAGCTCACTCAACATGGTTTCTTGGAAGAATTGCTAGCTCCACCAATTGCAAGAAGAGACGCATGGTCAAGTTTTTCAGGTGGATTGAACGAGTATTTGCCCAGTGGATGGATCCTTGATTCTCTTGATGAGAGTTCGACTTTAGCTGCTGCTGCATCAAATCCTTCTTCATTTGTGGGGTTTTCAGCTGCTCCATCAGAAGCTAGTTTTGAGTGTCCTCCTTTCACTGATCACCTACATCAAGGCTACCACCCTTTTGTTGATGGATTCACAGTTCCAGAGGTTGACACGTCATCATACACAAAGAATGAGATACCTTCATTTCCATCAGCTCAAGAAGAGTACCCGCCAATGGTTGTTGAGGAAGATCATGATCAGCTTTGTCTGCGTAGCAGTGATCatcttcatcaaaatcatagCTTTGAAGAGACAAAAAGTAGCTGTGCTGAGATTGAACAAGCCACTAGCAACATTACTAATCAAGGTTTCAATATGGGTTTGTGTGTAgatagaaagagaaagaataagaagTTAGAAGGGCAGCCTTCAAAGAATCTAATGGCTGAAAGGAGACGAAGAAAGCGCTTAAATGACCGCCTTTCCATGCTCAGATCAATAGTTCCCAAGATCAGCAAG ATGGACAGAACATCTATACTTGGAGATACCATTGATTACTTGAAAGAGCTTCTGGAGAGAATCAATAAGttgcaagaagaagaaacagaaTTGGGTGCAAACCAACTCTTAATTGGCAAATTCACAGAGCTCAAGTCAAATGAAGCCTCGGTGAGAAATTCCCCCAAG TTTGATGTGGAAAGGAGAGAGATCGACACCCGGATCGATATTTGCTGTTCATCCAAGCCAGGATTGTTGCTATCAACAGTAAACACGTTAGAGGTTCTAGGCCTAGAGATTCAACAGTGTGTTATAAGTTGCTTCAATGATTTTTCATTACAAGCATCATGTTCAGAg GCAGCTGAGCGGAGGACATTGTTAAGTTCTGAAGAGATAAAGCAAGCATTGTTCAGTAATGCAGGCTATGGAGGAAAATGTCTGTAG
- the LOC102626932 gene encoding uncharacterized protein LOC102626932 isoform X2: MSKRNSIINTELRTPLRRSARLLHNQTITPEPQNPKTCKSKPTTNRLQSSNSHPKPHKDFPKTKTSLVSGLRRSPRLNNGVDVSQSLRRSPRFSNQQNAEVLVKKRTGSDDKVKKSIVCDSKNKRKAKCEVGVGSGSSSCEQMEVIRSGVVLGLKAVKENGERKVRDVVKGSGEINVCRKRKQVEEGKVSGKIREWTKEQEVALQRAYFATKPTPSFWKKVSKLVPGKSAQDCFDKIHSDHITPPQAQPQSRANKINSSPLKHFSLSASKLLKPTELKIKRSSKRKSHLVQKMVRHLLQKNYHMDPGYEADLFSVLEPNINPSTQVTEQNGLVSSPKHLQEKQEFLQKCHERPSEHKKPLTKSSDSCGKPLVSPPVLKPVKNRALHEKYLDQLLGREAKRKAASARAERLIPGKENRGVIDSQKIDVIRAAKSALVTDARNVITQLQHLNENSMSNSSDFCCDGIDNDDDEDGQDHSFLKI; the protein is encoded by the exons ATGTCGAAGAGAAACTCCATCATCAACACGGAGCTACGCACGCCTCTCCGTAGATCTGCTAGGCTCCTCCACAACCAGACGATCACACCAGAGCCACAAAACCCAAAAACCTGCAAGTCCAAACCCACAACCAATCGCTTACAGTCATCAAATTCTCACCCCAAACCTCATAAAGATTtccccaaaacaaaaacatctCTTGTTAGTGGGTTGAGACGATCTCCAAGATTGAACAATGGGGTTGATGTATCGCAGAGTCTTAGGCGGTCCCCAAGGTTTTCTAATCAGCAGAATGCTGAGGTACTTGTCAAGAAGAGGACTGGTAGTGATGATAAAGTCAAGAAATCGATAGTTTGCGATTCGAAAAATAAGAGGAAAGCCAAATGTGAAGTGGGTGTGGGCTCTGGCTCTTCCTCTTGTGAGCAAATGGAAGTGATTAGATCTGGTGTTGTGTTAGGTTTGAAGGCAGTTAAAGAAAACGGAGAAAGAAAGGTGAGAGATGTGGTGAAAGGAAGTGGAGAGATTAATGTttgtagaaaaagaaaacaggtTGAGGAAGGTAAAGTGAGCGGCAAAATTCGAGAGTGGACAAAAGAACAGGAAGTGGCATTGCAAAGAGCTTATTTTGCAACGAAGCCAACTCCTAGTTTTTGGAAGAAGGTTTCTAAGCTG GTGCCTGGAAAGTCTGCACAGGACTGCTTTGATAAAATCCACTCTGACCACATAACCCCACCTCAAGCTCAGCCTCAATCAAgagcaaacaaaataaactcATCACCCCTTAAACATTTTTCACTCTCGGCGAGCAAACTGCTTAAACCTACTGAACTGAAGATTAAAAGGTCAAGTAAGCGGAAGAGTCATCTTGTACAGAAAATGGTCAGACATTTGTTGCAAAAGAATTATCATATGGATCCAGGTTATGAAGCAGATCTCTTCTCAGTCCTTGAGCCTAATATCAATCCATCTACTCAAGTTACTGAGCAGAATGGTTTAGTTTCCTCCCCAAAGCATTTACAGGAAAAGCAGGAATTTCTTCAGAAATGCCATGAGAGACCATCAGAACATAAAAAGCCCCTTACAAAATCAAGTGATTCATGCGGGAAGCCTCTTGTTAGTCCGCCAGTACTGAAGCCGGTCAAAAACAGGGCTTTACATGAGAAGTATCTTGACCAATTACTTGGTCGGGAAGCTAAGAGAAAGGCAGCATCTGCACGGGCAGAAAGATTAATTCCTGGGAAAGAGAATAGAGGGGTGATTGATAGTCAGAAAATAGATGTCATCAGAGCGGCAAAAAGTGCCTTGGTGACTGATGCAAGAAATGTTATTACCCAGCTCCAGCATCTCAATGAGAACAGCATGAGCAACTCTTCTGATTTTTGCTGTGATGGTATTgacaatgatgatgatgaag ATGGACAAGATCATagttttctaaaaatatag
- the LOC102627489 gene encoding auxin-responsive protein IAA9 has product MSPPLLLGVEEEGQSNVSLMASSPSDCISQNVSGLQERNYLGLSDCSSVDSSAASSLPVDNKNKLNLKATELRLGLPGSESPEREPDLSLLSSGKLDEKPLFPLLPSKDGICPGSQKNVVSGNKRGFSDTMDRFSEVKSSVYTEKNWMFSVGPDSESPQSVGQGKFPGNSGMNPMVRPTGAQQAIMKEMAPNALERSRPAANGTHNKASASNNNMSAPAAKAQVVGWPPIRSFRKNSLATTSKNNDEVDGKPGPGALFIKVSMDGAPYLRKVDLRTYTNYGELSSALEKMFSCFTIGQCGSHEAPGREMLSESKLKDLLHGSEYVLTYEDKDGDWMLVGDVPWEMFIDSCKRLKIMKGSDAIGLAPRAMEKSKIRN; this is encoded by the exons ATGTCTCCACCGCTGCTCCTCGGCGTTGAGGAGGAAGGGCAGAGCAATGTCTCTTTAATGGCCTCTTCGCCTTCTGACTGTATCTCCCAAAACGTCTCTGGGTTACAAGAACGGAACTATCTGGGTTTGTCAGACTGTTCCTCAGTTGACAGTTCTGCAGCCTCCAGCTTGCCAGTGGACAACAAGAACAAACTGAATTTAAAGGCTACAGAGTTGAGGCTTGGTCTTCCTGGATCTGAATCCCCCGAGAGAGAACCGGACCTTTCTTTACTTAGTTCAGGGAAGCTTGATGAGAAACCACTGTTTCCATTGCTTCCTTCTAAGGATGGAATCTGCCCTGGATCACAGAAGAATGTTGTTTCCGGAAATAAAAGAGGATTCTCGGACACCATGGATCGATTTTCAGAGGTGAAAAGTTCTGTCTATACTGAAAAGAATTGGATGTTCTCGGTTGGGCCTGATTCTGAATCTCCACAATCAGTGGGACAAGGGAAGTTTCCTGGTAATTCAGGAATGAATCCGATGGTAAGGCCCACTGGGGCTCAACAAGCCATAATGAAAGAGATGGCTCCAAATGCATTGGAACGGTCTCGCCCTGCCGCCAATGGAACACACAACAAGGCATCTGCTTCTAACAACAACATGAGTGCACCTGCTGCCAA GGCACAGGTCGTGGGTTGGCCTCCAATAAGATCATTTAGGAAGAATTCATTGGCAACCACTTCAAAGAACAATGATGAAGTAGATGGAAAACCAGGTCCTGGTGCTCTTTTTATTAAGGTTAGCATGGACGGGGCTCCTTATTTGAGGAAGGTAGATTTGAGAACATACACCAATTATGGGGAACTATCTTCTGCTCTGGAGAAGATGTTCAGTTGCTTTACAATTG GTCAATGTGGATCACATGAAGCACCAGGGAGGGAAATGCTGAGTGAGAGCAAGTTGAAGGATCTTTTGCATGGATCAGAATATGTGCTTACATATGAGGACAAGGATGGTGACTGGATGCTCGTTGGGGATGTGCCGTGGGA GATGTTTATTGATTCATGCAAGCGATTAAAGATCATGAAAGGTTCTGATGCCATTGGCTTAG CTCCCAGGGCAATGGAAAAATCCAAGATCAGGAACTAG